From a region of the Eulemur rufifrons isolate Redbay chromosome 7, OSU_ERuf_1, whole genome shotgun sequence genome:
- the LOC138387842 gene encoding carbonyl reductase [NADPH] 1-like: protein MSSSSRVALVTGANKGIGFAITRDLCRQFSGDVVLTAPDTALGQAAVQQLQAEGLSPRFHQLDIDDLQSIRTLRDFLRREYGGLDVLVNNAGITFRAADTTPFHIQAEVTLKTNFFGTRDVCTELLPLIKPQGRVVNVSSMIIPMTLKNCSPELQQKFHSETITEEELVGLMKKFVEDTKKGVHEKEGWPNNAYGVSKIGVTVLSRIQARKLSEQRKGDKILLNSCCPGWVRTDMGGPNALKSPEEGAETPVYLALLPPDAQAPHGQFISEKKVQEW from the exons ATGTCGTCCTCCAGCCGCGTGGCGCTGGTGACCGGTGCCAACAAGGGCATCGGCTTCGCCATCACGCGCGACCTGTGCCGACAGTTCTCGGGGGACGTGGTGCTCACCGCGCCGGACACAGCGCTGGGCCAGGCGGCCGTGCAGCAGCTGCAGGCCGAGGGCCTGAGCCCGCGTTTCCACCAGCTGGACATCGACGACCTGCAGAGCATCCGCACCCTGCGCGACTTCCTGCGCAGGGAGTATGGAGGCCTCGACGTGCTGGTCAACAACGCAGGCATCACCTTCAGGG CTGCTGATACCACACCCTTCCATATTCAAGCAGAAGTGACCctgaaaacaaacttttttgGGACCCGAGATGTCTGCACAGAGTTACTCCCTCTAATAAAACCCCAAG GAAGAGTGGTGAATGTGTCTAGCATGATCATTCCCATGACCCTAAAAAACTGCAGCCCAGAGCTGCAGCAGAAGTTCCACAGTGAGACCATCACGGAGGAGGAGCTGGTGGGGCTCATGAAGAAGTTTGTGGAAGATACCAAGAAGGGAGTGCACGAGAAAGAGGGCTGGCCCAACAACGCATATGGAGTTTCAAAGATTGGCGTCACAGTCTTGTCGAGAATCCAGGCCAGGAAACTGAGTGAGCAGAGGAAAGGAGACAAAATCCTCCTGAAttcctgctgcccaggctgggtcAGAACTGACATGGGTGGACCCAACGCCCTCAAAAGTCCAGAAGAAGGAGCAGAGACCCCTGTGTACTTGGCCCTTTTGCCCCCGGATGCTCAGGCGCCTCATGGACAGTTCATATCAGAGAAGAAAGTTCAAGAGTGGTGA